The following proteins come from a genomic window of Pararhodobacter sp.:
- a CDS encoding alanine racemase, which yields MQFFRDNSGPRDGYFLRMQAALKAAGITQPTLVLDRARLDQNIGQLQRDLAPGMGLRLVAKSLPSIPLLKAVSGALKTDRFMTFNAPMLQALTEAFPGADQLLGKPFPVQAAAHFYSNHRSNAQGRIAWLIDTNARLAEYAALAMARSLTLEISLELDVGLHRGGFVPGADLRDALRLIHDSPHLTLHGVMGYEAHVAKLPEGLGLRNRARQKAWATYDAALSQAREVFGADHVARMTRNAAGSPTFRLYRDTAIANEVAVGSALVRPTDFDTDLLRHYAPALFIATPALKVLGPMQTPVLERLDRILNALNPNRRTRVFIHGGAWKAHPVDPPGLRPNATYGRSSNQELLTGGARLDLAPDDFVFLRPTQAEAVLLQFGDIAVFEEGAIIDQWAPMAISA from the coding sequence ATGCAGTTTTTTCGTGACAACAGCGGGCCGCGTGATGGGTATTTCTTGCGGATGCAGGCGGCGCTGAAGGCTGCGGGGATCACGCAGCCAACGCTCGTTCTGGACCGGGCGCGGCTGGATCAGAACATTGGCCAGTTGCAACGGGATCTGGCGCCGGGCATGGGTTTGCGGCTGGTTGCCAAGTCCCTGCCGTCGATCCCCTTGCTCAAGGCGGTGTCCGGGGCGCTGAAAACCGACCGGTTCATGACATTCAACGCGCCCATGTTGCAGGCGTTGACCGAGGCCTTTCCCGGGGCCGATCAACTGCTTGGAAAGCCCTTTCCGGTGCAGGCGGCGGCGCATTTCTATTCCAACCATCGCAGCAATGCGCAGGGCCGAATCGCCTGGCTCATAGATACCAACGCGCGGCTGGCCGAATACGCCGCGCTTGCCATGGCGCGCAGCCTGACGCTGGAAATTTCGCTGGAGCTGGATGTGGGGCTGCACCGTGGCGGGTTTGTCCCCGGTGCCGATTTGCGTGACGCCCTGAGGTTGATCCACGACAGCCCGCATCTGACTCTGCATGGGGTCATGGGCTATGAGGCGCATGTCGCGAAACTGCCCGAAGGTTTGGGGTTGCGCAACAGGGCGCGCCAGAAGGCCTGGGCAACCTATGATGCGGCGCTTTCGCAAGCGCGTGAGGTTTTCGGCGCAGACCATGTTGCCCGCATGACCCGCAACGCCGCGGGCAGCCCCACGTTCCGGCTCTACCGCGATACGGCAATCGCCAATGAGGTTGCAGTTGGCTCGGCGCTTGTGCGGCCCACGGATTTCGACACGGATTTGTTGCGCCACTATGCCCCGGCCCTGTTCATCGCCACGCCGGCGCTGAAGGTCTTGGGACCGATGCAAACGCCGGTGCTCGAGCGGCTGGACCGGATCCTCAATGCGCTGAACCCAAATCGCAGGACGCGCGTTTTTATCCACGGTGGCGCTTGGAAAGCGCATCCGGTTGATCCGCCCGGCTTGCGCCCGAATGCGACCTATGGCCGGTCGTCCAATCAGGAATTGCTGACGGGTGGGGCGCGACTTGACCTTGCGCCCGATGATTTCGTTTTTCTGCGGCCGACGCAGGCTGAGGCTGTCCTGTTGCAGTTTGGCGATATCGCCGTGTTCGAGGAGGGCGCGATCATCGATCAATGGGCGCCAATGGCGATCTCGGCCTGA
- a CDS encoding alpha/beta hydrolase, translated as MIHTRRFGAPGGVPTVMAHCFMGHSGPWGPMAEAITPTLDALAFDMPGHGRSPMPDRVEDLQTQVVSLIDGMVAKPSLLIGHSFGGVAMLRFALHNPARVLGLVMIEPVFIAAASLDPAYTPEEGESRYLDLAGEGRFEDAAREFFTYNNPTRDWMSLPEAARTMMANQMRLLPANQPGAASDPGQLLVPGLMEGFAPPVLLIGGARSPALFPAIIRTLSKRLPTAESVMIEGAGHMVPMTHATQTADHISRWMRKNRVPPVA; from the coding sequence ATGATTCATACACGACGATTTGGCGCGCCCGGCGGGGTGCCCACGGTCATGGCGCATTGTTTCATGGGGCATTCTGGCCCTTGGGGGCCGATGGCCGAGGCCATCACGCCGACTCTCGATGCGCTGGCCTTTGACATGCCGGGACACGGCCGCAGCCCGATGCCGGATCGGGTTGAGGATCTGCAAACACAGGTGGTCAGTCTGATCGACGGCATGGTGGCAAAGCCGTCGCTGTTGATCGGGCACAGCTTTGGTGGCGTGGCGATGTTGCGCTTTGCCTTGCACAATCCGGCGCGTGTGCTGGGCTTGGTGATGATCGAGCCGGTGTTTATCGCAGCTGCATCGCTGGATCCGGCCTATACCCCGGAAGAGGGCGAAAGCCGCTATCTCGATCTGGCCGGGGAGGGTCGATTTGAAGACGCTGCGCGCGAATTTTTCACCTATAACAACCCCACGCGCGACTGGATGTCCTTGCCCGAGGCGGCGCGCACCATGATGGCCAACCAAATGCGTCTGCTGCCCGCAAACCAGCCGGGTGCGGCATCCGATCCCGGGCAATTGCTGGTGCCGGGGCTGATGGAGGGGTTCGCGCCGCCGGTGCTGCTGATTGGTGGGGCGCGCTCGCCTGCGCTGTTTCCGGCGATCATTCGCACCTTGTCGAAACGTTTGCCGACCGCCGAAAGCGTGATGATTGAAGGCGCGGGGCATATGGTGCCAATGACCCACGCCACACAAACTGCGGATCACATCAGCCGATGGATGCGGAAAAACCGGGTGCCACCGGTCGCCTGA
- a CDS encoding VOC family protein, translating to MTIPRSRICLMLNKDAEAAATFYAQTFPDSAIESVQRAPADNPSGRAGEVLIVEFTVLGIPCIGVNGGPYFQHSEAFSFQIATETQEETDAYWNAIVSNGGQESQCGWCKDKWGVSWQITPRTLTEAMAAGGAQAKRAFAAMMQMKKIDVAAIDAARKGGAASS from the coding sequence ATGACAATTCCACGCAGCAGAATTTGTCTGATGCTCAACAAAGACGCCGAGGCAGCGGCGACCTTTTACGCCCAGACCTTCCCCGACAGCGCCATCGAAAGCGTGCAGCGGGCGCCGGCCGACAATCCGTCTGGCCGTGCCGGCGAGGTGTTGATTGTCGAGTTTACGGTGCTTGGAATTCCGTGCATCGGTGTCAACGGGGGGCCGTATTTTCAGCACAGCGAGGCGTTTTCGTTTCAGATCGCGACGGAGACCCAAGAAGAAACCGATGCATACTGGAACGCGATCGTCAGCAACGGCGGCCAGGAAAGCCAGTGTGGCTGGTGCAAGGATAAATGGGGCGTCTCATGGCAGATCACGCCGCGCACGCTGACCGAGGCGATGGCCGCTGGCGGTGCACAGGCCAAACGGGCGTTTGCCGCGATGATGCAGATGAAGAAAATTGACGTTGCCGCCATTGATGCGGCGCGAAAAGGCGGGGCGGCGTCCTCGTGA
- a CDS encoding ribose-phosphate pyrophosphokinase produces MSAMTEPKLIAGNANKPLAQAIARRMTLHRGSMVKLVEARVERFNDQEIFVEVYENVRGEDMFIIQPTSNPANDNLMELLIIADALKRSSAARITAVIPYFGYARQDRRAKARTPISAKLVANLITEAGIDRVLTLDLHATQIQGFFDIPVDNLYAAPIFSLDVLHMFKDCLSDLMVVSPDVGGVARARELAKRIGAPLSIVDKRREKAGDVAEMTVIGDVRGKTCIIVDDICDTAGTLCKAAEVLTEAGATEVHSYITHGVLSGPAVDRIKNSVMKSLVITDSIEATDAVKAATNIRIVPTAPMFAQAILNTWNGTSVSSLFDMETLTPIYEGLYPHK; encoded by the coding sequence ATATCAGCCATGACCGAACCCAAACTGATCGCCGGAAACGCCAACAAACCCTTGGCGCAGGCCATAGCCCGCCGCATGACGCTGCACCGGGGCAGCATGGTCAAGCTCGTCGAGGCGCGCGTCGAGCGGTTCAACGACCAGGAGATCTTTGTCGAGGTCTATGAGAATGTGCGCGGTGAAGACATGTTCATCATCCAGCCGACCTCGAATCCGGCGAACGACAATCTGATGGAATTGCTGATTATTGCCGACGCGTTGAAACGCTCGTCGGCGGCGCGCATCACCGCCGTGATCCCCTATTTCGGCTACGCCCGCCAAGACCGCCGCGCCAAGGCCCGCACCCCGATTTCGGCCAAATTGGTGGCGAATCTGATCACCGAAGCCGGAATCGACCGGGTGTTGACGCTGGACCTGCACGCGACGCAGATCCAGGGGTTCTTCGATATCCCCGTCGACAACCTCTATGCGGCGCCGATTTTTTCGCTGGACGTGCTGCATATGTTCAAGGACTGCTTGAGCGATCTGATGGTTGTCTCGCCCGACGTCGGCGGCGTGGCGCGCGCGCGGGAATTGGCCAAGCGCATCGGCGCGCCGTTGTCGATCGTGGACAAGCGGCGCGAGAAGGCCGGAGACGTCGCGGAAATGACGGTGATCGGCGACGTGCGCGGCAAGACCTGTATCATCGTCGATGATATTTGCGACACGGCGGGAACGCTGTGCAAGGCGGCCGAAGTGTTGACCGAGGCGGGCGCGACCGAGGTGCATTCGTATATCACCCACGGCGTCTTGTCCGGCCCGGCGGTTGACCGGATCAAGAACTCGGTGATGAAATCGCTGGTGATCACCGATTCCATCGAGGCGACCGACGCCGTCAAAGCGGCCACGAATATCCGCATCGTGCCGACCGCGCCAATGTTCGCGCAGGCGATCCTGAACACCTGGAATGGGACGTCGGTGTCCTCGCTGTTTGATATGGAAACACTGACGCCGATCTATGAAGGGCTCTACCCGCACAAATAG
- a CDS encoding FAD-binding protein: MSLNATAPRTLDATPQTSAASDWENWSGSVKARPRHIWHPESEAALRQGIAGSTGAVRVCGAGHSFTSLCATDETLISLVNMPGDLLEVRQLGGETLARLQAGASLNRVSRALLSQGLAFKNLGDIDVQSLAGAMMTATHGTGQSLPCVSAELRSLRLITASGEVIVADGATDPDLLERGARVPGGAGGCDAG, translated from the coding sequence ATGTCCCTGAATGCCACCGCGCCCCGCACTCTCGACGCGACGCCGCAGACCTCGGCTGCCTCGGATTGGGAAAATTGGTCCGGTTCGGTCAAGGCCAGACCGCGGCACATATGGCATCCGGAAAGCGAGGCGGCGTTGCGTCAGGGCATCGCCGGGTCGACGGGCGCGGTGCGGGTTTGCGGCGCGGGGCATTCGTTTACCAGCCTGTGTGCAACCGATGAGACGTTGATTTCGCTGGTCAATATGCCGGGCGATTTGTTGGAGGTGCGACAGTTGGGCGGCGAGACCCTGGCCCGTCTGCAAGCGGGTGCATCGCTGAACAGGGTATCCCGGGCGCTGCTGTCGCAAGGATTGGCGTTCAAGAACCTCGGCGATATCGACGTGCAATCGCTGGCCGGCGCGATGATGACGGCCACCCACGGCACCGGCCAAAGCCTTCCGTGCGTGTCCGCCGAACTGCGCAGCTTGCGCCTGATCACCGCCAGCGGAGAGGTGATCGTGGCCGATGGCGCCACCGATCCTGATTTGCTGGAACGCGGCGCGCGTGTCCCTGGGGGCGCTGGGGGTTGTGACGCAGGCTGA
- a CDS encoding D-arabinono-1,4-lactone oxidase, with translation MAPPILICWNAARVSLGALGVVTQAEVSVRPAFKLHRKSKARKLVDIMADAEDLWAMHRNFEFFVLPFCDYALQLTHDETTAPNLHIGSSDDEKSLRDLRLMRSMTKRLPGLRRRVLNAFLGGTKDEEEIGTSFELLASVRKTRFHEMEYHLPVAGAMDVLAEVVQTIERERPDVFFPLEVRKTAADTGWLSPFEGAPRVSIAVHAHQPDDYAWFFDRIEPIFRRKGGRPHWGKLHSLGARDLGDLYPRFGDFQRLRREMDPQGRLINPHLAALFDVAPA, from the coding sequence ATGGCGCCACCGATCCTGATTTGCTGGAACGCGGCGCGCGTGTCCCTGGGGGCGCTGGGGGTTGTGACGCAGGCTGAAGTGTCCGTCAGGCCCGCCTTCAAGCTGCACCGCAAAAGCAAGGCCCGAAAGCTGGTTGATATCATGGCGGATGCAGAGGATCTGTGGGCCATGCATCGCAATTTTGAATTCTTCGTGCTTCCGTTTTGCGATTATGCCCTGCAACTGACCCATGACGAGACGACCGCGCCGAATCTGCATATCGGGTCCAGCGATGATGAAAAATCACTGCGCGACCTGCGGCTGATGCGCAGCATGACCAAACGGCTGCCGGGGCTGCGGCGGCGCGTGCTGAATGCGTTCCTGGGCGGCACCAAGGACGAGGAGGAAATCGGCACCAGTTTCGAATTGCTGGCCAGTGTGCGCAAGACGCGGTTTCACGAAATGGAATATCACCTGCCGGTCGCGGGGGCGATGGATGTGCTGGCCGAGGTCGTTCAGACCATCGAGCGCGAAAGGCCCGATGTGTTCTTCCCGCTCGAGGTGCGCAAGACTGCCGCCGACACCGGCTGGCTCAGTCCGTTCGAGGGTGCGCCGCGTGTCTCCATCGCGGTCCATGCGCATCAACCCGATGATTATGCATGGTTTTTCGACAGGATCGAGCCGATCTTCCGGCGCAAGGGCGGGCGTCCGCATTGGGGCAAGTTGCATTCCCTCGGGGCGCGTGATCTGGGTGATCTTTACCCGCGCTTTGGCGATTTTCAACGACTGCGCCGCGAGATGGACCCGCAAGGTCGTCTGATCAATCCGCATCTTGCGGCGTTGTTTGATGTCGCGCCCGCCTGA
- a CDS encoding META domain-containing protein translates to MRLGLALGMLLLAGASCTAQSSPEGAWQVVSLGTTAIEAADDVTLTLANGQASGRSGCNRFTGAYSVDGDGFSFGPLAATRMACPGRASQIEAQFNDVVQSVTGWQIDGEGLVLTDGALPVLRAVPQVTP, encoded by the coding sequence ATGCGGCTCGGCCTTGCCTTGGGTATGCTGTTGCTGGCGGGCGCGTCGTGCACCGCCCAGAGCAGCCCTGAGGGCGCATGGCAGGTGGTGTCGCTTGGCACGACCGCCATCGAGGCGGCCGATGATGTGACCCTGACCCTGGCTAACGGGCAAGCGTCTGGCCGGTCGGGCTGCAACCGGTTTACGGGTGCCTATTCGGTCGATGGCGACGGCTTCAGCTTTGGCCCTTTGGCGGCGACACGCATGGCCTGTCCGGGGCGCGCCAGCCAGATCGAGGCGCAGTTCAACGACGTCGTGCAAAGCGTGACCGGGTGGCAAATCGACGGCGAGGGTCTGGTGCTGACCGATGGTGCGCTGCCGGTCTTGCGCGCGGTTCCGCAGGTGACGCCGTAA
- a CDS encoding DUF6280 family protein, translating into MFDSVDSTAYNHEQGQRARKLFAAVVLAALDDAIADDKKYGNGPEQIARWARSRDGREVLTCAGIDPNERVVSGLMQFVGNGVRTSVALSREESERRMAASQAEAA; encoded by the coding sequence ATGTTCGACTCGGTTGATAGTACGGCATACAACCACGAGCAGGGTCAGCGCGCTCGTAAGCTGTTTGCAGCCGTAGTTCTGGCTGCTTTGGATGATGCCATTGCCGATGACAAGAAATACGGCAACGGCCCTGAGCAGATCGCCCGCTGGGCCCGCTCGCGCGATGGGCGCGAAGTGTTGACCTGCGCTGGCATCGACCCCAACGAACGTGTTGTCTCGGGTCTGATGCAGTTCGTCGGCAATGGCGTCCGGACCTCGGTTGCCCTGTCGCGCGAAGAAAGCGAACGCCGCATGGCCGCGTCTCAGGCCGAAGCAGCCTGA
- a CDS encoding 2-hydroxychromene-2-carboxylate isomerase has translation MRQIDYYMSVISPWTYLCGARPAELAAKHGVELVYRPVDPMAIFARTGGLPLGERHQSRQDYRLQDLRRQAAKLGMPLTLKPAYFPTNPAPAAYAITAAQDAGGGDLHGLVQALCAACWAQERNVAEDEVIQACLTANGFSANLTMTGLMSGADAYARNLEQAGLAGVFGVPFFVIGDEKFWGQDRLDDLDRHLSGEF, from the coding sequence ATGCGACAGATTGACTATTACATGAGTGTGATCTCGCCATGGACCTACCTGTGCGGCGCGCGCCCGGCTGAGCTTGCCGCCAAGCATGGTGTGGAACTGGTTTACCGGCCCGTCGACCCGATGGCGATTTTCGCGCGCACCGGTGGGCTGCCGCTGGGCGAGCGCCATCAAAGCCGGCAGGACTATCGCTTGCAGGACCTGCGCCGCCAAGCCGCCAAACTGGGCATGCCGCTGACCCTCAAGCCGGCGTATTTCCCGACCAATCCCGCCCCGGCTGCCTATGCCATCACCGCCGCGCAAGACGCAGGCGGCGGCGATCTGCACGGGCTGGTGCAGGCACTGTGTGCCGCCTGCTGGGCGCAGGAGCGCAACGTGGCCGAGGACGAGGTGATTCAGGCGTGCCTGACAGCAAACGGCTTCAGCGCCAATCTGACCATGACCGGCCTGATGAGCGGGGCCGATGCCTACGCCCGCAATCTGGAGCAGGCGGGGCTGGCGGGTGTGTTTGGCGTGCCGTTTTTTGTCATTGGCGATGAAAAATTCTGGGGACAGGATCGACTCGACGATCTGGACCGGCATTTGTCAGGCGAGTTCTGA
- the atpD gene encoding F0F1 ATP synthase subunit beta, with protein sequence MAKAKATGKITQVIGAVVDVQFEGDLPAILNALETDNNGKRLVLEVAQHLGESTVRTIAMDATEGLVRGQGVSDTGATIQVPVGKATLGRILNVVGEPVDEKGPVTSSETRGIHQPAPGFEEQSTESQILVTGIKVIDLLAPYTKGGKIGLFGGAGVGKTVLIMELINNIAKVHSGVSVFAGVGERTREGNDLYHEMIESGVINIDNLEELKIALVYGQMNEPPGARMRVALSGLTLAEQFRDDTGSDVLFFVDNIFRFTQAGSEVSALLGRIPSAVGYQPTLATDMGAMQERITSTKNGSITSVQAVYVPADDLTDPAPATSFAHLDATTVLDRAISEKGIYPAVDPLGSTSRLLDPQIIGEEHYEVATSVQRVLQRYKSLQDIIAILGMDELSEEDKLAVARARKLERFLSQPFDVAKVFTGSDGVQVPLEKTIASFKAVVAGEYDHLPEGAFYMVGDIDEVVAKAARLAAAA encoded by the coding sequence ATGGCCAAAGCGAAAGCTACCGGCAAGATCACGCAGGTGATTGGCGCCGTCGTCGACGTACAGTTCGAAGGCGATCTGCCCGCCATTCTGAACGCGCTGGAAACGGACAACAACGGCAAGCGGCTGGTGTTGGAAGTGGCGCAGCACCTGGGCGAAAGCACCGTCCGCACCATCGCCATGGACGCGACCGAAGGTCTGGTCCGTGGCCAAGGCGTCAGCGATACCGGCGCCACCATTCAGGTGCCGGTCGGCAAGGCCACGCTGGGCCGCATCCTGAACGTCGTCGGCGAGCCGGTTGACGAAAAGGGCCCGGTGACCTCGTCGGAAACCCGCGGTATCCACCAGCCCGCCCCCGGCTTTGAAGAGCAGTCGACGGAATCGCAGATCCTCGTCACCGGCATCAAGGTGATCGACCTGCTGGCCCCCTATACCAAGGGCGGCAAGATCGGCCTGTTCGGCGGCGCCGGCGTGGGCAAGACCGTGTTGATCATGGAATTGATCAACAACATCGCCAAGGTGCACTCGGGCGTGTCCGTGTTCGCCGGTGTCGGTGAGCGGACCCGTGAGGGCAACGACCTGTATCACGAGATGATCGAATCCGGCGTTATCAACATTGATAACCTCGAGGAGTTGAAAATCGCGCTGGTCTATGGTCAGATGAACGAACCACCCGGAGCGCGTATGCGCGTTGCCCTGTCGGGTCTGACCCTGGCCGAGCAGTTCCGCGATGACACCGGTTCGGACGTTTTGTTCTTCGTGGACAACATCTTCCGCTTCACGCAAGCCGGTTCCGAGGTGTCCGCACTTCTGGGTCGTATCCCGTCCGCCGTGGGCTACCAGCCGACGCTGGCCACCGACATGGGCGCGATGCAGGAACGCATCACCTCGACCAAGAACGGCTCGATCACCTCGGTGCAGGCCGTCTATGTGCCTGCCGACGACTTGACCGACCCGGCACCGGCGACCTCGTTTGCGCACCTTGACGCAACCACCGTTCTGGACCGGGCGATCTCGGAAAAGGGGATCTACCCGGCCGTGGATCCGCTGGGTTCGACCTCGCGTCTGCTGGACCCGCAGATCATCGGCGAAGAGCATTACGAGGTCGCGACCTCGGTGCAGCGTGTGTTGCAGCGTTACAAGTCTTTGCAGGACATCATCGCCATTCTGGGCATGGACGAACTGTCGGAAGAAGACAAACTGGCCGTGGCCCGGGCGCGCAAGCTCGAGCGTTTCCTCTCGCAACCGTTCGACGTTGCCAAGGTCTTTACCGGTTCGGACGGGGTTCAGGTTCCGCTGGAAAAAACCATCGCCTCGTTCAAGGCGGTTGTGGCAGGTGAATACGACCACCTGCCCGAAGGCGCGTTCTACATGGTCGGTGACATCGACGAAGTTGTCGCCAAGGCAGCACGCCTCGCGGCAGCGGCTTGA
- a CDS encoding CDP-alcohol phosphatidyltransferase family protein, with translation MLDRYLRPILDPPLNHVGRHLAKAGISANAVTLIGLALGLAGALAIASGLFGWALALMLASRLADGLDGAVARATRLTDFGGYLDIVADFLFYAAFPLAFVAVDPAQNGTAGAALLAAFYVNGASFLGFAILAEKHKLTTTARGAKSWYHAGGLLEGTETIVFFALLCLFPAAFVPLAWGFAGLCLLTAIARVVMAFDVFRHRV, from the coding sequence ATGCTCGATCGTTACCTGCGCCCGATCCTTGACCCACCGCTGAACCATGTCGGACGCCACCTGGCCAAGGCCGGGATCTCGGCCAATGCGGTGACGCTGATCGGGCTGGCGCTGGGGCTCGCGGGGGCGCTGGCGATTGCGTCGGGGCTTTTTGGCTGGGCGCTGGCGTTGATGTTGGCGTCGCGCCTGGCGGATGGTCTTGACGGGGCGGTGGCGCGCGCAACCCGGCTGACAGATTTCGGCGGCTACCTTGATATCGTGGCAGATTTCCTGTTTTACGCGGCCTTTCCGCTGGCCTTTGTCGCCGTCGACCCGGCGCAGAACGGCACGGCAGGTGCCGCGCTGCTGGCGGCATTCTATGTGAACGGCGCGTCGTTCCTGGGGTTCGCGATCTTGGCCGAGAAACACAAGTTGACCACCACGGCGCGCGGCGCGAAATCATGGTATCACGCGGGTGGATTGCTGGAAGGCACGGAAACCATTGTGTTTTTCGCGTTACTCTGCCTTTTCCCTGCGGCCTTCGTGCCTTTGGCCTGGGGGTTCGCGGGGCTGTGCCTGCTCACCGCCATCGCGCGGGTGGTGATGGCCTTTGATGTGTTTCGCCATCGCGTATGA
- the efp gene encoding elongation factor P, whose protein sequence is MAKINGNEIRPGNVLEHDNGLWVAVKTSHVKPGKGGAFAQVELKNLRDGRKLNERFRSADKVEQVRLDQKDQQFLYETDGMLTFMDAETFEQIELPADLLGDRRPFLQDGMTVTIEYYGEEALNVSLPQKVTCKIVETEPVVKGQTAANWFKPAILDNGVKIMVPPFVGQDEDIIVNTETFEYQERA, encoded by the coding sequence ATGGCCAAGATCAACGGCAACGAAATTCGTCCCGGCAATGTGCTGGAACACGACAACGGCCTGTGGGTCGCCGTCAAGACCAGCCACGTAAAGCCCGGAAAAGGCGGCGCTTTTGCGCAAGTGGAGCTGAAAAACCTGCGCGATGGCCGCAAATTGAACGAGCGCTTTCGGTCGGCGGACAAAGTCGAGCAGGTGCGTCTGGATCAGAAAGACCAGCAGTTTCTTTATGAAACCGACGGGATGCTGACCTTCATGGACGCCGAAACCTTTGAACAAATTGAACTACCGGCAGACCTTCTGGGCGACCGCCGCCCGTTCCTGCAAGACGGTATGACGGTCACAATCGAGTATTATGGTGAAGAAGCCCTGAACGTCAGCCTGCCGCAAAAGGTGACCTGCAAGATTGTCGAGACCGAACCGGTTGTCAAAGGTCAGACCGCGGCGAACTGGTTCAAGCCGGCGATCCTGGACAATGGCGTCAAGATCATGGTGCCGCCGTTCGTGGGGCAGGACGAAGACATCATCGTCAACACCGAAACCTTTGAATACCAAGAGCGGGCCTGA
- a CDS encoding F0F1 ATP synthase subunit epsilon, producing MADTMQFDLVSPERMLVSTQASEVQIPAAEGDLTAMAGHTPVITTLRPGILKVTANGQTTEYAVTGGFAEVSPEGVTVMAERALPRGEVTADIMTDWVAEAREVHANAHPSVADDAAKLLSDMVAMGGHIGH from the coding sequence ATGGCCGATACGATGCAGTTCGACCTCGTCTCGCCTGAGCGGATGCTGGTATCCACCCAGGCCTCTGAGGTCCAGATCCCGGCAGCCGAGGGCGACCTCACGGCGATGGCAGGCCACACGCCTGTCATCACCACGCTGCGGCCGGGCATTCTCAAGGTCACGGCCAATGGTCAGACCACGGAATACGCGGTCACCGGCGGTTTCGCCGAGGTCTCGCCCGAGGGTGTGACGGTGATGGCCGAACGCGCTTTGCCGCGCGGCGAAGTGACGGCCGACATCATGACCGACTGGGTCGCCGAGGCGCGCGAAGTGCACGCCAACGCCCACCCATCCGTCGCCGATGATGCCGCCAAGCTTCTGTCCGACATGGTCGCCATGGGCGGGCATATCGGTCACTGA
- a CDS encoding F0F1 ATP synthase subunit gamma yields the protein MANLKVLKNRIASVKSTRKITKAMQMVAAAKLRRAQEAAEAARPYAARMESVVNGLAASVAGSGSAPRLLAGTGSDTVHLLVVMTAERGLCGGFNSSIVKLARAHAQKLLAAGKTVKILTVGKKGREQLRRDLGAHMIGHVDLSDVKRIGYENARAIAQDVLARFDAGEFDVATLFFNRFESVISQIPTPLQVIPAPVAEGAGEVTQSGAAYDYEPSEELILADLLPRSIATQIFTALLENSASEQGARMSAMDNATRNAGDMIDRLSIEYNRSRQAAITTELIEIISGAEAL from the coding sequence ATGGCCAACCTCAAGGTCCTGAAAAATCGGATCGCTTCGGTCAAATCGACCCGGAAGATCACCAAGGCGATGCAAATGGTCGCGGCCGCAAAACTGCGCCGCGCCCAGGAAGCCGCCGAGGCCGCCCGGCCCTATGCCGCGCGGATGGAGAGCGTCGTGAACGGCCTCGCCGCCTCGGTCGCCGGATCTGGCAGCGCGCCGCGTCTGCTGGCCGGGACGGGCTCCGACACCGTTCACCTGCTGGTCGTCATGACCGCCGAGCGGGGCCTCTGCGGGGGTTTCAACTCGTCGATCGTGAAACTGGCGCGGGCGCACGCGCAAAAACTGCTGGCCGCGGGCAAGACGGTGAAAATTCTCACCGTCGGCAAAAAAGGCCGCGAGCAGCTTCGGCGTGATCTCGGGGCCCATATGATCGGCCATGTGGACCTGAGCGACGTGAAACGCATCGGATACGAGAATGCGCGTGCTATCGCGCAGGACGTTCTGGCGCGCTTTGACGCGGGCGAATTCGATGTCGCCACACTGTTCTTCAACCGCTTCGAGTCGGTGATCAGCCAGATTCCGACCCCCTTGCAGGTGATCCCGGCCCCCGTGGCCGAGGGCGCAGGCGAGGTCACGCAAAGCGGTGCGGCTTACGACTATGAGCCGTCCGAAGAACTAATCCTTGCTGACTTGTTGCCGCGCTCCATCGCGACGCAGATCTTTACGGCGCTGCTGGAGAACAGCGCGTCCGAGCAAGGGGCGCGGATGTCCGCCATGGACAACGCGACGCGCAACGCCGGAGACATGATCGACCGCCTGTCCATCGAGTACAACCGCTCGCGTCAGGCCGCGATCACCACCGAGCTTATTGAGATTATTTCGGGCGCCGAGGCGCTCTGA